The Thermoproteota archaeon DNA window ATAAACGAGGCAATGGCTGCCGGTGCTGAAGTGCTCCTCGGTGGTGGTCACTTCGCCGATGGTACTGCCCTAGTGCAGCAGGCTTGGCAGCTCGGATGGAAGCTGAAGGGCATAGGCATAATAGTGGCACCTGCGCTGGCCGAATTCAAGGAACAGCTGAAGGAAGCCGCTGACGGTGTGATGTACCCTGCCCAGTGGGAGATAGGGGTCAAGTACAGTCCAGAAGCTGCCAAGAAGCTCGGGATAGAATGGTTCGGGCCAACCAACGAGGAATACATACAGATGTACAAGGAGATCTCCGGAGGAGGTATGCCTGACTACCACGCTGCCGAAGCCACTGCCGCCATACTGCACCTAGCTAAGGCGATAGAAGTCGCTGGAAGCTTGGACTCTGACGCCGTCAGGGCGGCCTTCAACAAGGTGGACATAATGACCTTCTTCGGAAGGCTCAAGATAGATCCGGCCACCGGACTGCAAGTGGGCCACCAGATGGTGGTCGTGCAGTGGCAGGCCGGTGAGAAGAAGATAGTTTATCCGCCGGAGGCGGCTCAGGCGGGCCCAATATACCCGGCCGAGAACTGGTACAAGAGGTAAGTCTCCTTCCCTTCCTCTCCCCTATTTTTGGGTGGTCGTTATGGATGTGTCGATCCTCGCGATTAACCTCGTTAACGGTTTCCTATGGGGCATAATCCTAGGATTCGCTGCCGTGGGACTCACCCTGCTGTGGGGGGTCATGAAGGTAGTGAACTTGGCTCAGGGAGAAGCAATACTGATGGGGTCCTACGTGGCGATAATCCTGTTCACGCAGTACGGTCTGAACCCATTGATAGGCGGTTTAGTGGCCTTACTAGTGGGACTAGCTGCCGGATTCCTGATTTACTGGGCGCTACTACACAAGCTGGTGGGCAAGGTCGAGAAGATAACGCTGAAGATAGAGATGTCTACCTTGCTGGCCATGTTCGCGTTGAGCATAGCCTTGCTCAACTTCTACTACTACACCTTCGGGAGTGAGCCCAGAGGTTTCGGTCTCTGGAGCATAGGCCTTCCCTTCATAAGGGTTCTGGGAACAACCATCAGAACAAACATCCTGCTTGCGGACGCTCTCGCTTTGATAAGCGTTGCAATCGTCTACCTCTTCTTGGACAGAACCATACTTGGCAAGTCCATAAGGGCCGTAATGCAGGACGCTCAAGCAGCCTCTCTAGTCGGGATCAATCCCGTGAGGATAAAGTTGCTTACCACGGTCTTGGGAATCGGCCTAACCGTCTTCTCGGGGTTCATGGTCCTCCTATTCGAGGCCTCAGTGACTCCGGAGATAGCGTACAAGTATGCTCCTCTCGGCTTCGTAGTCGTGGT harbors:
- a CDS encoding branched-chain amino acid ABC transporter permease — protein: MDVSILAINLVNGFLWGIILGFAAVGLTLLWGVMKVVNLAQGEAILMGSYVAIILFTQYGLNPLIGGLVALLVGLAAGFLIYWALLHKLVGKVEKITLKIEMSTLLAMFALSIALLNFYYYTFGSEPRGFGLWSIGLPFIRVLGTTIRTNILLADALALISVAIVYLFLDRTILGKSIRAVMQDAQAASLVGINPVRIKLLTTVLGIGLTVFSGFMVLLFEASVTPEIAYKYAPLGFVVVVLGGLGSVVGSLVAGIIIGIIYGLSKVVVSIFNPRISDPVALSTAFIVLILILLFKPEGIFGRKR